The DNA sequence ACTTCCCGGCGTGAACGACCAGCGCCTTCCAGGTCAATAATGGTGGCCTGCAGGGTGGGGCGGCGGCCTAGCACTACAAATTCATCCAACTCCAGCACCAATACGTTCTCATGGCGGTCACGGTGGCGCTGCAGACAGTCCAACTCCACCACACGCCGCACCACGGGCCGACTCAGTTCAAAGCCCCGTGATGTGCTGAAGAGCAGCTCCTGATGCCCCAGCCCCATTTCATCCCCAAAGCGGTCCAGCAGCCGCCGAGCCAGAGGAGTGAGCACTGGCCCATACAGTGTGAAGCGGTCTGCCCCTATGAGATGGTGGTAAGCTATGAATTCCACTAGATGCAAAGAAGTGACAGGTTGCTCTGGAGGAACCACACACACTGCTGTTCTGTTGGCTGTGCTCTTGAGGCCCTCTGCTTCGTGCACCAGGAGGGGCTGGGAGGGCTTCTCAGTCCCCACTCTCACCTGAAGGGCATAAGGGGTCTGAGTAAGCATAAGCCGTGTCTCTGTTGGACCACACAGGAGGTACAGCACCTCTACATCCTCCTTGTctgtgtggtggctgtgacTCCGATCTGAGGGGAATTGCACACTGCAGGACCCTGTTGCCACCTCTCCATTGGACTCAAACCAGATAAGGCAAGTCAAGTCAGCTGGCACCTCAGTGCTTTTCCTTACAGCTCCAATAACTCTGATCTGCTGTCCTCCCACAATACCCTCGCCCTCCAGAAAGGCTGAGTACACCTCCAAGTCAGAAGTGACCTGCACCCAGTCTGCTGGAGGTGAGGTGGCCATGGGGTGGGTATTGTAGCCACATGGTAGCCGTGGTGCTTCTCCCTCTGCTGGAGGCTGCCCAAAGGTATCCAGGTACTCCAGGGTGTAGCGCAACCGTTCATATTCATGCTTGTAGAAGAGGAAAGCCACCAGGCTCACCACTGCTATGATGGTGAGGGCCAACTGCTGGTACTTGCGCATGGCTGGGTCACCCTGATGGGAGGCCGATATCTCATGCAGCTGGCCTCTGCCCTTCTCCACAAGTCTAGGCATCCATCTGAAGCACCTGGGAAGCCCTCTTGCATTCCATCCACACTGATATGAAAGATGAACAAGAATCTGTAGTGTGTATTCCTTATGGTCTTTATATTGTCTAGACTACATACATGCCCTAAAGAAATGTTACTCACACAACATATACCTACTATGGCTTCATACATAgattatcatcatcacactTATTGGAAACAATAAAAGGGACTCTCAGGATCACACACCTGAAGGTTATATAATTATAACCAGAGaaagcatgtaaaacatcattaccaataaTATAAATAACTGACATGATATGGTCAGAGGATGAAGGTGGGTTGAGTCATGCAATGACTCCAAGTGAAAAATTTAActtaagaatgaataaaaaaaaaaaaaagggggggcaGAAAATGACAATGGAGTCATcaagataaaacagaaagaaaggatgaagaaaaatttaAGAAGTTTTCATCCAGATGCCTCAAGTTTGATtaggaaaaattatatattttttattgataagtTATTACCAAGTTGTAGAATTGATCTATCATGATTCTGCACAGCAATATAAAGGATGTGAGCTTCATGAGATGGAGGACTAAGGTACTGTCTGTGAAGTGCCCTTTTATCCAACACAGAGTAAGCAAAGATGAACTAAGGTTTACAATCTTAGGATTAGAGAAAGTATTGGATGGAGGTATGCCTCCATCCAaaagacaaccaccaccatactGACTGTAACATATCAACTGACTTACTTGATTCATGTATTACATAAATTTATATCACACAATGCCTGCAGTATGCACTATCCTTAACACATAATTACTATGGTTAATGAGCTTTATGATGAGAAATAAGACAGGAAGACATCTAAGTGATTATCAAAATCTgtctgaaagaaaaataaaaagtgaccAAATAAGGAGAAAGGCTTCCTCTGCAAGAGAGACTGCTGGACGAGGACATGTTCATCCTGAAGGAGTGATAAAAgtgaggcaccaaaacggtgGATTCTATTTCAATTCAGTAATTCTTTGCAACAGAGCCACACTGTTTTTTAAAGCATTTGTAATGGTTACATCATgtggtgaaaataataaacttGCAAACAAATTTTCAAAATTTATCTCAATGTTCTTTCTCAATGCTGTGCTAGCTCAATCAGTAGTGCATGTGTTATTACATTGGTTTCCTATATGGAATGACATGTGGTCACTTGTATCTCTTTTGTTCAGACAATGAGAGCTGTCTTTTTAATGATGTATTAGAACATCATTGAATGTCATTTAAATTTTTGGGCAATATGTAAATTATTTTCGGCCAATCACTACATGTAAACATGAAAGATGTGGTAGTCAGCTACCCACAAGAGTACTCAGTGTCACAATGGCAACCAAATGCAGTGGACATAAATTTAAACACCAGAATTTCATCATGCCGTTCCATAAGCGATATGACTTGGGTGTACATTTCTCAAGATCACATTGTGTTTTGCTGAAATCAATCAAGTACTGAACAACTGACACCAGTACCCTTAGAGGATGACGAAGAAGAGGTCGACCAATCACACCCTGGATATTCCACTTCCTATTAAGGTTAGGTCAGtatcctggtgtgtgtgtgggggggggggggagagtcCAGGAGGTGAGGGCTAAGGCCCCAGTTATGTTAAAgaatgattaggttaggttggtatTCTTAAGTGGGGATCTATGGGGGCAAAGCAGCCCTCCCTCCATGGTTGGGAttggttaggcaaggttaggttagtgtccttaaaGGGGTGGTCTAGGGGAAATtgggttacattaagttagattagtgtCCTTAAAGGGGTGGTCTAGGGGAAATtgggttacattaagttaggttagtgtccttaagtgGGGGATCTAGAGGGGTAAAGTCCCCCACAATTATGTTAGGTAAGGCTAgaaatttcttatttttcaaaaTTATAGCGTATTATCCTTAGATTGTTCATTTCCCAATTTAGCCTAATTTGCCTTCCCACACCCTAAACAACCCCTTTCCCACCAGGTCACCAAGCTTGTTgggaacagagaagaaaagaacgcaGGATGCATTGTGTTAAACTGCAATTTTAAATCAAAGATTTAAGTATAATAATTCATTGTAATTTATCATTTAAAGATCAAATCAATCAAGTTGTGCAAGTAACATGGTACCACTTAAGATACATTTAATTTGTCAAGAAATATTTGGATGAAAAGACTATAAAAATGGTTGTTTATAATCAAGTAATTAGCAAGCTAGattatttcatttcataatattataaTTTAAACAATTACTTGCTGAAGAAATTACAAGTTGTAATAGAGTGTAAAAACTTTTTACTATGACCTCTTGTATGACCTTGAGTCACTCCCTCAAACATATTACTTAGACAAGGACACAATCCAGTCATGATCTTCCAAACTAAGATCATATCAGCACAAAGTAACCTGTCTTTGATAGAGAACAAATTCAGTAAGGACAACCTAACTGTATAAGGATAGTCAGCATAATTACTTTTCTTAGTTCATCTCCTCTGAACTGATTCTAACTTATGCGAAGCCCCCACATAGCCTAtatcacacaccacactaccaAAGTCAATAGTAGGACAAATATGGGTAATAAAAACCTGAAGCATAAACTCACGAGACCTACAAATGGTGACTCTTAGAATAGAATTTGCAACTCCATCAGCCTTATGACATACTTAATTGGTATGCAGGTTGAATTTTAAGGAAGAGCCAAATAAAATGCCAAGGTCCCTAAAGGAGTCTTTATTAGGAATGGGGTTGTCACCTATGAAATGATCACAGACGGGATCAGCCCTGTGTCAAGAGAAGTGGATCAGAGCGCACTTACTGGCAGAAAAAGAGAGGCCCCAAGATTGACTCCTTTGATGCAATACACTAACATAAGAGAAGACTTGCACCAAAACCACTTGAACTGTCAGAAGGTAATGCAAGATATAATTTCAGATCATCTGTAAACAATAAAAATTTACTCAAGTTCAGAAGTCATATGAGTGAAGCAGATTAAAAAAGTAAAGTGCTGATAAAAGGACCCTGAGGTACATGACTAGAGACATTAACACTGACAGGAGGAACTATACACCACTACTTTCTTTGTATGATTACACAGGAAGCCACTCAGCTAACCAAGCAAAGGGTTTGATATGCCAACATAGGATAGTGTAGTCAGCAAGACTTTGTGATTCAATATCAAATCCTTTTCTGTAGTCAATATAAAGTACATCCACAGCCCAACTACACTCTGCATATCTACTTACATACTCATAGGCTAAAAGTAACTGATCTGTGACCAACAAACCTTCATAAAAGCTAAATTGAAAGGGTAAAAGCAAATCatgatcacaaaaaaattcatAGAGTTGAGATGCAATTATTTTCTCAAGAGTCTTGGAGCAGATTGAGGTCAAACTGATGGATTGGTAGTTCGATGGATTTGAATGAATTCCACCTATATATAAATAGAGGCATAACATTGGCTGACTCCCTCCAAAAAAAGAGAACCTTCACAGATGTAATACTTTTCTTAAATATGAGGTATAAAGGGTATCACAAGGCAGAGGCACACTTCCTAAATACAACGCTTGGAAGGCCATCTGGGCCACTACTGGATGAAAGGTTTAATCTGTTTAAACTCTAAGGTGTCACTGAATTTATGTTCTTGATATACAAATTGAATAGTAGACACTTTATGAGGCTGGGGGTGAGATAGAACAccagaaacaaacac is a window from the Scylla paramamosain isolate STU-SP2022 chromosome 11, ASM3559412v1, whole genome shotgun sequence genome containing:
- the LOC135105023 gene encoding uncharacterized protein LOC135105023, with product MPRLVEKGRGQLHEISASHQGDPAMRKYQQLALTIIAVVSLVAFLFYKHEYERLRYTLEYLDTFGQPPAEGEAPRLPCGYNTHPMATSPPADWVQVTSDLEVYSAFLEGEGIVGGQQIRVIGAVRKSTEVPADLTCLIWFESNGEVATGSCSVQFPSDRSHSHHTDKEDVEVLYLLCGPTETRLMLTQTPYALQVRVGTEKPSQPLLVHEAEGLKSTANRTAVCVVPPEQPVTSLHLVEFIAYHHLIGADRFTLYGPVLTPLARRLLDRFGDEMGLGHQELLFSTSRGFELSRPVVRRVVELDCLQRHRDRHENVLVLELDEFVVLGRRPTLQATIIDLEGAGRSRREVAEFHLSSQPVCLDQQHARRGTLMLAHQVHTSGPMEEAGVALLRPQLLGGSASAESNTKSQHVPPGVAVVHHYSTCSAAVAATHEEIHHLPSNKQIVARLKESLLYRKWTINS